In Chiloscyllium punctatum isolate Juve2018m chromosome 10, sChiPun1.3, whole genome shotgun sequence, a single window of DNA contains:
- the LOC140481782 gene encoding secreted phosphoprotein 24-like, with the protein MKAFLLTIAAVQILHCSGIPRPKDALRASVIKLNQITETSNLCGITRRRVKDIYRTGKLSHSVDLTFSVKETVCSKNSGLEFDDPSCYFRTKKTATKGFCKSHVEYFADEVVDVDVECRGLKTFDSRSGSFESSENSIEVKARKPSRPKVYKRVKQIKRLVTAGGFKRMLW; encoded by the exons ATGAAAGCCTTCCTCCTCACCATTGCTGCAGTGCAGATTCTCCACTGCTCAG GAATACCAAGGCCTAAGGATGCTCTGAGAGCGTCTGTTATAAAATTGAACCAAATCACTGAGACCAGCAATCTGTGTGGGATAACCAGAAGAAGGGTGAAGGAT ATTTACCGCACAGGGAAATTGTCACACAGTGTGGATTTAACATTCTCTGTGAAAGAAACTGTCTGCTCCAAGAATTCTGGACTGGAATTTGATGATCCCAGCTGCTATTTCCGCACCAAAAAGACTGCA ACGAAAGGATTTTGCAAGAGCCATGTTGAATATTTTGCGGATGAGGTTGTTGACGTTGACGTGGAGTGTCGGGGGTTGAAGACGTTTGACAGCAGAAGTGGATCCTTCGAGTCAAGTGAAAACAGCATCGAG GTGAAAGCCAGAAAACCCTCTCGTCCAAAAGTCTACAAAC GTGTCAAGCAAATCAAAAGACTGGTCACTGCGGGAGGTTTCAAAC GAATGCTGTGGTGA
- the LOC140481783 gene encoding secreted phosphoprotein 24-like translates to MKAFLLTIAAVQILHCSGIPSPKDALRASVIKLNQITETSNLCGITRRRVKDIHRTGKVSYNVDLTFSVKETVCSKNSGLEFDDASCYFRPRNTAEKGLCKSRVEYFADEVVDVVVECRGLKTVDSNSDVSESSENSYEVKTKSREMLNEESFNEESKSTESSLEESPDANGKSTETSLEDAPDVNSKSTETSLEDSLNVRGKSTETSMEDSPDWNSKSTETLLDVSSNEQNDDSRS, encoded by the exons ATGAAAGCCTTCCTCCTCACCATTGCTGCAGTGCAGATTCTCCACTGCTCAG GAATACCGAGCCCTAAGGATGCTCTGAGAGCGTCTGTTATAAAACTGAACCAAATCACCGAGACCAGCAATCTGTGTGGGATAACCAGGAGAAGGGTGAAGGAT ATTCATCGCACTGGAAAAGTGTCGTACAATGTGGATTTAACATTCTCTGTGAAAGAAACTGTCTGCTCCAAGAATTCTGGACTAGAGTTTGATGACGCCAGCTGTTACTTCCGCCCCAGAAACACCGCG GAGAAAGGTTTGTGCAAAAGCCGTGTTGAATATTTTGCTGATGAGGTCGTCGATGTTGTTGTGGAGTGTCGAGGCTTGAAGACTGTTGACAGCAACAGTGACGTTTCAGAGTCAAGTGAAAACAGCTATGAG GTCAAAACTAAGTCAAGGGAGATGTTAAACGAGGAATCATTTAAT GAGGAAAGCAAGTCAACTGAATCATCACTGGAGGAATCTCCTGAT GCAAATGGCAAGTCAACAGAAACATCCCTTGAGGATGCTCCCGAT GTGAACAGCAAGTCAACAGAAACCTCACTGGAGGATTCTCTAAAT GTGAGAGGCAAATCAACAGAAACTTCAATGGAGGATTCTCCAGAT TGGAACAGCAAGTCAACAGAAACATTGCTTGATGTGTCATCAAAT GAACAAAATGATGATTCAAGATCCTAA